The following are encoded together in the Capsulimonas corticalis genome:
- a CDS encoding redoxin domain-containing protein, translating into MNAPCFSSILTMIGLAAMAATAPSAPVPVDLAGARCPIPSPRAKATVLFFVAHDCPIANAYAPEINRIVGGYSPKQMAFRVVYVETDAGDGVLKKHAKDYGFRCPEVHDSGHRLVTLTGAATTPEAVVLSASGKVLYRGRIDDQYAGFGLRRNAPKHRDLRNALDSIAQGRPVSIARTPVLGCAIPPLH; encoded by the coding sequence ATGAATGCGCCCTGTTTTTCTTCCATTCTGACGATGATCGGCCTGGCCGCCATGGCGGCGACCGCGCCGAGTGCGCCTGTCCCCGTTGATCTTGCGGGAGCGCGGTGTCCTATTCCCAGCCCGCGGGCGAAGGCGACGGTGCTGTTTTTTGTGGCGCACGATTGTCCGATCGCCAATGCGTATGCTCCGGAGATCAATCGGATCGTTGGGGGGTATTCGCCGAAGCAGATGGCGTTTCGGGTGGTGTATGTGGAGACGGACGCCGGCGACGGCGTGCTGAAGAAGCATGCGAAGGATTATGGATTTCGATGCCCGGAGGTTCATGATTCGGGACACCGGCTGGTGACCCTGACGGGGGCGGCGACGACGCCGGAGGCGGTGGTTCTGTCGGCGTCCGGGAAAGTTTTGTATCGGGGGCGTATTGACGATCAATACGCTGGGTTTGGGCTTAGGCGCAATGCGCCGAAGCATCGGGATTTGAGGAACGCGCTGGATTCGATCGCGCAGGGCCGTCCGGTTTCTATCGCGCGCACTCCCGTGTTGGGGTGCGCCATTCCGCCGCTGCATTGA